A genomic window from Archaeoglobus profundus DSM 5631 includes:
- a CDS encoding DUF432 domain-containing protein, with protein sequence MYGEYNLGELKLENDNFCLSIERDGDFYVYERVCKGDLMTKRIKGFGKIILNPVEPVNLPKNITSLIEIEFKEKVVVGPRSKLTIYVTFPIEIGVFVVSDSSLNVLDVFTLNSLKYTLYGTPGRGVICRYWLSDIYTSPPRLDCLREGIIELEISNSSDNWVEVGKTVLDVYSMKIYYDDSRVVSKAVMNVTSRGVAETQFLDGNYNMKKAIEIYVAKKLQVLKRSFVMEWGLC encoded by the coding sequence GTGTACGGAGAATACAACCTAGGAGAGCTAAAGCTTGAGAATGATAACTTCTGCTTATCGATTGAGCGTGATGGTGACTTCTACGTTTACGAGAGGGTATGTAAAGGAGATTTGATGACAAAAAGGATTAAGGGCTTTGGCAAGATTATTTTGAATCCAGTTGAGCCAGTAAACTTGCCGAAGAACATTACAAGCTTGATAGAGATTGAGTTTAAAGAGAAGGTTGTAGTAGGGCCAAGATCGAAATTAACTATCTATGTAACGTTTCCAATTGAAATTGGTGTATTCGTCGTTAGTGATAGTAGCCTGAATGTACTCGACGTTTTTACACTTAACAGTTTGAAGTATACACTCTACGGAACCCCGGGAAGGGGTGTCATATGCAGATACTGGTTAAGCGACATTTACACTTCACCACCAAGGCTCGATTGCCTTAGAGAGGGCATCATAGAACTCGAGATTTCGAATTCGTCAGACAACTGGGTTGAGGTGGGAAAGACGGTTTTGGATGTTTACAGCATGAAGATATACTACGACGATTCGAGAGTAGTTTCCAAAGCTGTTATGAATGTAACATCGAGAGGAGTTGCCGAAACACAGTTTTTAGATGGCAACTACAACATGAAAAAAGCTATAGAGATTTACGTTGCTAAGAAGTTGCAGGTATTGAAAAGGAGCTTTGTGATGGAGTGGGGGCTATGTTAG
- the priL gene encoding DNA primase regulatory subunit PriL, whose amino-acid sequence MKRPFLPILPFLARYPFLSYSKIFEFTQEEILSDLEDAKEFVKTVLESDVENVTKPLKLLCSDCGVREECEGFECCTYPAKDYSVMLNRAEKAVLKWLRIITIVSNLDDFLRRRFAVRMSRVYREMLKAEMDDFLIVVAWDLGLRLDKSTDLFGYLKSYYVMPKPFAVDLVDYLKLAVRIKDESWKLVNRKVVKGYVYLSRDEFVRLIEELMKDKFMERLPIKVDVDLGVKVKREYKFESLPIEFECFPECMKKIIADLNEGKNVPHTGRFAIASFLINLGCSVDKVVEIFRNAPDFDEDKTRYQVEHIAGMRGKGEKYIAPSCETMKSWGLCIWNCEIDHPIKYYRRCLSERRGGGKRASKRKSNTSNDT is encoded by the coding sequence ATGAAGAGACCTTTTCTACCAATTTTACCATTTCTAGCTCGATACCCCTTCTTGAGCTATTCGAAGATTTTTGAATTTACACAGGAGGAAATCTTATCCGACCTTGAAGATGCTAAAGAGTTCGTTAAGACCGTACTTGAAAGTGATGTAGAAAATGTTACAAAGCCCTTGAAGCTTCTGTGCTCTGACTGTGGTGTCAGAGAGGAATGTGAGGGTTTTGAATGTTGTACTTATCCAGCCAAAGATTATAGTGTAATGTTGAACCGTGCTGAGAAGGCTGTCCTGAAGTGGCTTAGGATAATTACCATCGTTTCAAATCTAGACGATTTCCTGAGGAGGAGGTTCGCTGTCAGGATGTCAAGAGTATACAGAGAGATGCTAAAGGCAGAGATGGACGATTTTTTGATAGTCGTTGCGTGGGATTTGGGCTTAAGGCTCGACAAATCCACAGATTTGTTCGGTTATTTGAAGAGCTACTACGTGATGCCAAAGCCGTTTGCGGTCGATCTTGTAGATTATCTTAAGCTCGCTGTAAGAATTAAGGATGAAAGCTGGAAACTCGTAAACAGGAAGGTCGTTAAAGGATACGTGTATCTGAGCAGAGATGAGTTTGTCAGGTTGATAGAAGAACTTATGAAGGACAAATTCATGGAAAGGTTGCCGATCAAGGTCGATGTCGATCTTGGAGTGAAGGTTAAGAGAGAATACAAATTCGAAAGCTTACCGATCGAATTTGAATGCTTTCCAGAATGTATGAAGAAGATAATAGCCGATTTAAATGAGGGTAAGAACGTTCCTCACACCGGCAGATTTGCAATTGCATCTTTTCTGATAAACTTGGGTTGCAGTGTCGATAAGGTAGTCGAGATTTTCAGAAACGCCCCAGATTTTGATGAGGACAAGACGAGGTATCAGGTTGAGCACATAGCAGGCATGAGGGGAAAGGGAGAGAAGTACATAGCTCCAAGTTGCGAAACTATGAAGAGCTGGGGGCTCTGCATTTGGAACTGTGAAATCGATCATCCCATAAAATACTACAGGAGGTGTTTGAGTGAAAGAAGAGGTGGTGGCAAGAGGGCATCCAAACGTAAGAGCAACACATCGAACGACACTTGA
- a CDS encoding Lrp/AsnC family transcriptional regulator, which translates to MEDLESKILKVLKSEGVPLVTSEIAEKIGVDRRVVLRRLQKLAIEGKIKGRKIEAANGIWIWWI; encoded by the coding sequence ATGGAAGACTTGGAGTCAAAGATTTTGAAAGTTTTGAAAAGTGAAGGAGTACCTCTCGTAACTTCTGAAATCGCTGAGAAGATCGGTGTTGATAGGAGGGTTGTCTTAAGGAGACTTCAAAAGCTGGCTATAGAAGGGAAGATAAAGGGAAGGAAGATAGAGGCTGCCAACGGAATTTGGATTTGGTGGATTTAA
- a CDS encoding ATPase domain-containing protein codes for MILERCPSGIPGFDELCEGGFIRDRTYLVSGVSGSGKTIFALQFLVNGAKEYNEPGIFIATEERPQSIREYASTFGWELEKLEDENMLAIVDATSTKIGLPSDEKYVDIRPFDTRSLLDQVISIQDEIGARRAVVDSTTSIGFMINDVPKFRIELLKISTTFEILGLTSIFTCEIVEGSQAISRFGVENFVTEGTVVLRFERSGNVRIRALEIVKMRGTKHSYKMHPFDITDNGIVVYSGEEVITGV; via the coding sequence ATGATACTCGAAAGATGCCCTTCGGGAATTCCAGGTTTTGATGAGCTTTGTGAAGGAGGATTTATCAGAGATAGAACGTACCTTGTTTCAGGCGTATCCGGTTCTGGAAAAACAATCTTCGCTTTGCAGTTCCTCGTAAATGGGGCTAAAGAATACAACGAACCAGGTATATTCATAGCAACTGAGGAACGACCTCAGAGTATTAGAGAGTACGCCTCAACGTTTGGATGGGAGTTAGAGAAGCTTGAGGATGAAAACATGTTAGCTATAGTGGATGCTACATCTACCAAAATCGGACTACCGAGCGATGAGAAGTATGTAGATATAAGACCCTTTGACACCCGTTCGTTGTTGGATCAGGTTATATCGATTCAGGATGAAATAGGTGCAAGAAGAGCGGTTGTGGACTCAACAACATCGATAGGATTTATGATCAACGACGTTCCAAAGTTCAGGATTGAGCTTTTGAAAATTTCAACTACATTCGAAATACTTGGCTTGACATCCATATTTACGTGTGAGATAGTTGAAGGTTCACAGGCAATATCGAGGTTCGGTGTTGAGAACTTCGTCACCGAGGGAACTGTCGTTTTGAGGTTTGAAAGGAGTGGTAACGTAAGAATAAGGGCTTTGGAGATTGTTAAGATGAGAGGAACGAAACACAGCTACAAGATGCATCCTTTTGACATAACGGATAACGGCATAGTAGTTTACTCCGGAGAAGAGGTAATAACCGGCGTCTAA
- the fbp gene encoding fructose-1,6-bisphosphate aldolase/phosphatase, with protein sequence MSEKITVSVIKADIGSVAGHSTVPDEIKALAEKKLNEAKEKGIIIDFRVFNAGDDLELVMTHRKGVDSEEIHGLAWETFKACAEKAKELKLYAAGQDLLKEAFSGNVRGLGPGVAEMEFTERPAEPIIVFMMDKTEPGAFNLPIFRMFADPFNTAGLVIDPSMHQGFRFEVWDIKEHKRVMLSTPEEMYDLLALIGSKGRYVIKRVYPKEGGKLPADEPVAVVSTEKLFEIAGEYVGKDDPVAIVRAQSGLPAVGEVLEAFAFPHLVSGWMRGSHNGPLMPVPFRYSKCTRFDGPPRVIAAGFQLCNGKLIGPVDMFDDPAFDYTRQKAMEICDYIRRHGPFEPHRLPHEEMEYTTLPKVLKKLEARFEKI encoded by the coding sequence ATGAGCGAAAAAATTACTGTTAGCGTTATAAAGGCGGACATAGGCAGCGTTGCCGGGCATAGCACGGTTCCAGATGAAATAAAGGCTCTTGCTGAGAAAAAGTTGAACGAGGCAAAGGAGAAGGGGATAATAATCGATTTTAGAGTCTTCAATGCTGGAGATGACTTAGAGTTGGTTATGACACACAGAAAGGGTGTAGATAGCGAGGAAATACACGGTCTGGCTTGGGAGACCTTCAAAGCTTGTGCTGAAAAAGCTAAGGAACTCAAACTCTATGCAGCTGGGCAAGATTTGCTTAAGGAGGCATTCTCTGGAAACGTCAGAGGATTGGGGCCAGGCGTTGCTGAGATGGAGTTTACAGAGAGACCAGCTGAACCAATAATCGTTTTCATGATGGACAAAACCGAGCCAGGAGCTTTCAACTTACCGATATTCAGGATGTTTGCTGATCCCTTCAACACCGCTGGACTTGTGATCGATCCCTCAATGCACCAAGGATTCAGATTCGAGGTCTGGGATATAAAGGAGCACAAGAGGGTTATGTTGTCTACTCCGGAGGAGATGTACGACTTGCTAGCTCTGATAGGTAGCAAGGGTAGATATGTGATCAAGAGAGTTTATCCCAAAGAGGGAGGAAAATTGCCAGCAGATGAGCCAGTTGCAGTAGTAAGCACTGAAAAGCTATTCGAAATAGCGGGTGAGTACGTAGGTAAAGACGATCCAGTTGCAATTGTCAGAGCTCAATCAGGTTTGCCAGCGGTTGGTGAAGTTCTCGAGGCTTTCGCATTCCCGCATCTAGTCAGTGGTTGGATGAGAGGTAGCCATAACGGACCACTCATGCCAGTCCCGTTCAGATACAGCAAGTGTACAAGATTTGACGGACCTCCAAGGGTTATAGCTGCAGGCTTTCAGTTGTGCAACGGTAAGTTGATTGGACCCGTAGACATGTTCGATGATCCTGCATTCGATTACACGAGACAGAAGGCCATGGAGATCTGCGATTACATAAGAAGGCACGGTCCATTCGAGCCACACAGGTTGCCTCATGAGGAAATGGAGTACACAACTCTCCCGAAAGTCCTCAAGAAGCTTGAAGCGAGGTTTGAGAAGATCTAA
- a CDS encoding magnesium transporter, translating to MRVEFGGFKDAWKVTFPALLLCLIFDFVGGTFLGGYFEKLMVSYPLILVVLPGIMGLRGNIYGALASRFTTSLFLGEMKPSLRDKKVFEGLILGITLSLLPVILLWFVGFIKVGRNALEVLAILLSSTIFVSILLSYATAVVSVIPFRKGVDPDAVASPLVTSIADLLTIPMLIAFIIFFEVDRGLFYIVLVALIFTFLVLLLKFRLDKRAFFELSTILVILAIVEGISGGILESYSEYIYKTFILSILYPAVLDSLGNYGCVIGSKTSTRLHLGEIDKLFDIRSASDIVSLLSTSIPLSVIMYSLGYMISINLGKSVNINYAFFLLYPIVVLVVMFLGYLLAFVSYRFGLDPDNVTVPTITTLADLIGTTFTVLIALW from the coding sequence GTGAGAGTTGAATTTGGTGGTTTCAAAGATGCTTGGAAGGTCACATTTCCCGCACTTTTACTCTGCTTAATTTTCGACTTCGTAGGAGGAACTTTTCTGGGTGGTTACTTCGAAAAGTTGATGGTCAGCTATCCACTAATTCTGGTTGTTCTACCGGGAATAATGGGTTTAAGGGGAAACATATACGGAGCATTGGCATCGCGATTTACTACTTCTCTCTTCTTGGGTGAAATGAAACCGAGTTTAAGAGATAAAAAAGTCTTTGAAGGCTTGATCTTGGGAATAACTCTCTCTCTTTTACCAGTCATCCTCTTATGGTTTGTAGGATTTATTAAAGTTGGAAGGAATGCTTTGGAAGTTTTAGCAATTCTGCTATCTTCAACTATCTTTGTAAGCATATTGCTAAGTTACGCAACTGCTGTAGTTTCAGTAATTCCCTTTAGAAAGGGCGTTGACCCGGATGCCGTTGCTTCTCCTCTCGTAACCTCTATAGCCGATCTGCTAACAATACCCATGCTAATAGCTTTCATAATTTTCTTTGAAGTTGATAGAGGTTTGTTCTACATAGTCTTGGTAGCTTTGATTTTCACGTTCCTCGTACTACTCCTGAAGTTTAGGTTAGATAAGAGAGCGTTCTTTGAACTCTCAACGATTCTGGTAATACTTGCGATTGTTGAGGGAATCTCGGGTGGTATACTTGAAAGCTACAGCGAATACATATACAAGACATTTATACTAAGCATACTTTATCCGGCTGTTCTCGATAGCTTGGGGAATTATGGCTGTGTAATCGGTTCGAAAACCTCAACTAGGCTTCACTTAGGTGAGATAGACAAGCTATTTGACATAAGATCTGCCAGTGATATAGTTTCGCTACTCTCAACATCTATTCCCCTCTCTGTGATAATGTACTCCCTTGGATACATGATCTCAATCAACTTGGGAAAGTCTGTGAACATAAACTACGCGTTCTTCTTGCTTTATCCAATTGTCGTACTTGTAGTTATGTTCTTGGGATACCTCTTAGCCTTCGTATCTTACAGATTCGGCTTGGATCCCGACAACGTAACAGTTCCTACAATAACAACACTTGCCGACCTCATAGGAACGACCTTCACAGTTTTGATTGCCCTTTGGTAA
- the pcn gene encoding proliferating cell nuclear antigen (pcna), with amino-acid sequence MINAIINGEVIKTAVKAIVSLVSEARFHFKEEGLHSRAVDPANVAMVIVDIPRESFDVYTIDEEKTIGVDVNRVNDILKTVKKKELVELKVEDESILKIKFGSVEYSVALIDPSAIRKEPKIPELELPAKVVLDAGEFKKAIQAADKIADHVVFRTDETGFYIEAKGDIDKIVFHMGEMELIEFNKEKARSMFSVEYLKEFVKIAGSGDILTIYLGDDYPVRLIFDVADGKLKVEYILAPRIEAE; translated from the coding sequence ATGATCAACGCTATAATAAACGGTGAGGTTATAAAGACCGCTGTAAAGGCCATAGTCTCCTTGGTTAGTGAGGCTAGATTCCATTTTAAAGAGGAAGGCTTGCACTCAAGAGCTGTTGATCCCGCAAATGTTGCAATGGTAATTGTCGATATTCCGAGAGAGTCGTTTGACGTTTACACAATAGATGAGGAGAAGACGATAGGTGTTGACGTAAACAGGGTGAACGACATTCTGAAAACTGTAAAGAAGAAGGAACTTGTAGAGCTTAAGGTAGAAGATGAGAGCATTTTAAAGATAAAGTTTGGAAGCGTAGAATACAGCGTTGCCTTGATAGATCCCTCAGCAATAAGGAAGGAACCAAAGATTCCTGAATTGGAGCTTCCGGCTAAGGTCGTACTCGATGCCGGAGAATTTAAGAAGGCCATACAGGCAGCAGACAAAATTGCGGACCATGTAGTCTTTAGAACGGACGAAACGGGCTTCTACATCGAGGCCAAAGGAGACATAGACAAGATAGTATTCCACATGGGCGAGATGGAGTTAATAGAGTTTAACAAGGAGAAGGCAAGGTCGATGTTCAGCGTAGAGTACCTGAAAGAGTTTGTTAAGATTGCAGGGAGCGGAGATATACTTACGATCTACTTGGGAGACGATTATCCAGTAAGGTTGATATTTGACGTCGCAGATGGAAAGTTGAAGGTCGAGTACATACTGGCACCGCGTATCGAAGCAGAATGA
- the qmoC gene encoding quinone-interacting membrane-bound oxidoreductase complex subunit QmoC, translating to MEVDPKFAREIIALGGKDLKKCMQCANCSVVCPLSPEDDPFPRKEMIWAQWGLRKRLLKDPNVWLCYNCADCSAYCPRDAKPGQVLNAIRARVISEYAWPKFIGKILNQPWGFPIFVIIVPAIILGALIAWANPGIFTGALPSGAVETSKLLPIENVEIAGFVLGGLALLIGLIGMWRYWLAITDGGGMEYTVKPLENAEVEIKGKSGFMGLYFFEAFFFVLRDILYHNWFKACDANKPRFPAHLLIFYGFIGLALAAAGDVIGIGEVVGVELPVKLVYPPPWPWEILSMKEFDAAYAIMALFKLVGLLGGIAVIVGSAVAIWNRLFNKRSKELGSYYDWFFLLVVLLVGITGYCVAIARLFESTAAYWLYLIHLYFVFMLLVYAPYSKFAHMLYRTVAMIYAWTRDRYPKNVPKYFWEAI from the coding sequence ATGGAGGTCGATCCGAAATTTGCTCGTGAAATTATAGCTCTGGGCGGTAAAGACCTCAAAAAGTGTATGCAGTGTGCTAACTGTAGCGTCGTGTGTCCTCTAAGCCCCGAAGACGATCCATTCCCAAGAAAGGAGATGATCTGGGCTCAGTGGGGGCTCAGGAAGAGGCTCTTGAAGGATCCAAATGTATGGCTCTGCTACAACTGTGCTGACTGTTCTGCATATTGTCCCAGAGATGCTAAACCCGGACAGGTTTTGAATGCGATTAGAGCTAGGGTAATATCCGAATATGCTTGGCCAAAGTTCATCGGTAAGATACTTAACCAGCCTTGGGGATTTCCGATATTCGTGATAATAGTCCCAGCGATAATCTTAGGTGCTCTGATCGCTTGGGCAAACCCCGGTATATTCACGGGTGCTTTGCCGAGTGGAGCAGTTGAGACGAGCAAGCTCCTGCCAATTGAGAATGTAGAAATAGCTGGGTTCGTTCTCGGTGGTCTCGCCCTCCTGATAGGCCTCATCGGAATGTGGAGATATTGGCTAGCTATAACCGATGGGGGAGGAATGGAGTACACGGTGAAACCGCTTGAGAACGCCGAAGTTGAAATCAAGGGCAAAAGTGGATTTATGGGACTGTACTTCTTCGAAGCGTTCTTCTTCGTTCTTAGGGATATTCTCTACCACAACTGGTTCAAGGCTTGTGATGCAAACAAGCCCCGTTTTCCGGCACACCTGCTGATATTCTATGGATTCATAGGTCTGGCTTTAGCTGCAGCAGGTGACGTCATAGGAATTGGAGAAGTTGTCGGTGTCGAGCTCCCAGTTAAGCTTGTGTATCCACCACCGTGGCCATGGGAGATACTGTCCATGAAAGAGTTCGATGCTGCGTATGCAATCATGGCTCTCTTCAAGCTTGTAGGTTTGCTCGGTGGAATAGCTGTGATCGTGGGTAGCGCGGTTGCGATATGGAACAGACTGTTCAACAAGAGGAGCAAGGAGCTTGGAAGCTATTACGACTGGTTCTTCCTGCTCGTCGTTCTATTGGTCGGTATTACGGGGTACTGTGTTGCCATTGCAAGACTCTTTGAAAGCACAGCAGCATACTGGCTCTACTTGATACACCTGTACTTCGTTTTCATGCTCCTGGTTTATGCACCATACTCAAAGTTTGCACACATGCTCTACAGAACTGTAGCGATGATCTACGCTTGGACGAGGGATAGATATCCAAAGAATGTGCCCAAATACTTCTGGGAAGCTATTTAA
- a CDS encoding UbiA-like polyprenyltransferase → MMGKLRDYADFVKIEHTLFALPFAYLGAFIAQRGWFGLKLFVLIALAFTGMRTLAMTLNRIIDREIDALNPRTASRHLPSGRMSLKEAYAILLIALIVYEVSAYLINETAFKLSPIPVIVAYIYPYLKRFTCLCHYVLGLNLALAPLGGWVAVTDSVFFDKTILLLSLAVIFWVAGFDIIYALQDLEFDRRYGLHSIGAHFGKKFALRLSALNHFIFFVLVFLSATMWSKLAVIGAVVIGLLLIYEHLAVRRGEIETAFFKVNATISSILLLTFLLTT, encoded by the coding sequence ATGATGGGAAAGCTTAGAGATTACGCGGATTTTGTAAAGATAGAACACACCCTATTTGCACTACCGTTCGCATACTTGGGAGCTTTCATTGCTCAGAGGGGCTGGTTTGGACTAAAGCTGTTCGTACTGATAGCACTGGCTTTTACCGGAATGAGAACGTTGGCCATGACTCTAAACAGAATTATCGATAGAGAAATAGATGCTTTGAATCCGAGAACAGCCAGCAGACATCTACCATCTGGAAGGATGAGTTTGAAAGAAGCTTACGCAATCCTGTTGATTGCTTTGATAGTTTACGAGGTTTCAGCATACCTCATAAACGAAACGGCATTCAAGCTTTCACCCATTCCAGTGATAGTCGCCTACATCTATCCGTACCTCAAGAGGTTTACATGCCTATGTCACTATGTTCTCGGTTTAAACTTGGCTTTAGCTCCCTTAGGCGGGTGGGTTGCTGTCACAGATTCCGTGTTTTTCGATAAAACAATCTTGCTTTTAAGCCTAGCCGTGATATTCTGGGTAGCTGGATTCGATATTATCTACGCACTCCAAGACTTGGAGTTCGATAGGAGGTATGGATTGCATTCGATAGGTGCACATTTTGGTAAGAAATTCGCTTTAAGGCTGTCAGCCTTAAACCATTTTATCTTCTTTGTGCTGGTATTCTTATCCGCTACGATGTGGAGCAAGCTTGCAGTCATTGGTGCTGTTGTTATTGGTTTACTGCTAATATATGAGCACCTAGCAGTTAGGAGGGGGGAGATAGAGACTGCCTTCTTCAAAGTCAATGCAACTATAAGCTCGATTTTGCTTTTGACATTCCTTTTGACTACGTGA
- a CDS encoding mechanosensitive ion channel family protein: MLDILGYEIYEGVTVRDALTVVVVMLIAVFIARVVTINVRRALADKVRRDQLEIVAKVIYYGIIVVAFLGVTPLLGLNLSGLLVAGGIAGIVIGFASQSVVSNFVSGLFLLWERPIKIGDAIQVEGVSGIVEDIHVMSTVVRTFNGLYVRIPNEKMFTSNIVNYVANVARRIEYIIGISYDDDADKAVEVIKGVIEEEPFALKEPSPDVFVDNLGDSSVNIVVRFWAPVSEWYDVKKRLLWKIKVELEKNGITIPFPQRVLWFANEVRVKES; encoded by the coding sequence ATGTTAGACATCCTAGGTTACGAGATTTATGAAGGAGTGACTGTCAGAGATGCGCTGACTGTTGTAGTGGTAATGTTGATAGCTGTTTTCATAGCCAGAGTTGTTACGATAAACGTTAGGCGGGCTTTGGCTGATAAAGTTAGAAGGGATCAGCTTGAAATCGTAGCAAAGGTCATCTATTATGGTATAATCGTAGTTGCCTTTCTCGGTGTCACACCACTCTTAGGATTGAATCTCTCCGGTCTTTTAGTGGCTGGAGGTATTGCGGGTATAGTCATCGGTTTTGCCAGTCAGAGCGTAGTTTCAAATTTTGTCTCTGGATTGTTTCTGCTTTGGGAGAGACCAATAAAGATAGGCGATGCAATACAAGTTGAAGGAGTAAGCGGGATAGTTGAAGATATACACGTGATGTCAACGGTTGTTAGGACTTTTAACGGCCTGTATGTAAGGATTCCAAACGAGAAGATGTTTACATCAAACATCGTCAACTACGTTGCGAATGTTGCGAGGAGGATTGAGTACATAATTGGAATAAGTTACGATGATGATGCTGACAAAGCTGTGGAGGTTATAAAGGGCGTTATCGAAGAAGAGCCTTTTGCTTTGAAGGAACCTAGTCCAGATGTTTTTGTAGATAACTTAGGCGATAGTTCCGTAAACATAGTTGTCAGGTTTTGGGCGCCGGTGAGTGAGTGGTACGATGTTAAAAAGAGATTGCTATGGAAGATAAAGGTCGAGCTTGAGAAGAATGGAATTACAATTCCATTCCCGCAGAGGGTTCTTTGGTTTGCAAACGAAGTCAGGGTAAAGGAATCTTAG
- a CDS encoding DUF371 domain-containing protein — protein sequence MKEEVVARGHPNVRATHRTTLEVTKEKDLTPRGDCIIGVRADKSLKDFNDEIKDWLRKGMPVLIEVLLPDYGLKDFLKAYGSPKLTFKHETDIVIRKSEFVCDRTLAIKSSKSARDIDREIVELLKDPKTELLLIVKPLKK from the coding sequence GTGAAAGAAGAGGTGGTGGCAAGAGGGCATCCAAACGTAAGAGCAACACATCGAACGACACTTGAAGTTACGAAGGAAAAGGATCTAACACCTAGGGGAGACTGTATAATAGGTGTAAGGGCGGATAAGTCTTTGAAGGATTTTAACGATGAGATTAAAGATTGGTTGAGAAAGGGTATGCCCGTTTTAATAGAGGTATTACTGCCAGACTACGGTTTGAAGGATTTTCTTAAAGCGTATGGCAGTCCAAAGCTCACGTTTAAGCATGAAACAGACATAGTGATAAGAAAGAGTGAATTCGTTTGCGATAGGACTTTGGCGATAAAATCGAGTAAATCGGCTAGAGATATTGATAGAGAGATAGTCGAACTGCTGAAAGATCCAAAAACTGAACTCCTGCTTATCGTAAAGCCCTTAAAAAAATAA
- a CDS encoding HAD family hydrolase — MTRVTFPKLVFFDLDGTLIEPMDFERIKFVLGVESPVLENILHDSAKMEILKRFEIEHAMKANLMPHTITVLKKFEDLGIVRALITRNCLESVKIVCRRFGLKFDEVITREMGHFKPSPYHVIRLIEKYGFRKEDCLIVGDHEFDVLTGKKAGIRTAIVRKNSMNADFILRSLKDLLDIVEYDGKA, encoded by the coding sequence ATGACGAGAGTTACGTTTCCTAAGCTCGTATTTTTCGACTTGGACGGAACTCTTATAGAGCCGATGGATTTTGAAAGGATTAAGTTTGTTTTAGGCGTCGAAAGTCCAGTACTCGAAAATATTTTACACGACTCAGCAAAGATGGAAATCCTGAAGAGGTTTGAAATAGAACATGCGATGAAAGCAAATTTGATGCCCCATACAATTACCGTATTAAAGAAATTCGAAGATCTTGGGATAGTAAGGGCATTAATAACCAGAAACTGCTTAGAGTCTGTCAAGATAGTTTGCAGGAGATTTGGATTGAAATTTGACGAAGTAATAACTAGAGAAATGGGGCATTTCAAACCCTCACCATACCACGTGATCAGACTGATCGAAAAATACGGTTTCAGAAAGGAAGATTGTCTAATAGTCGGAGATCACGAGTTCGACGTACTTACCGGGAAAAAAGCAGGAATTAGAACCGCAATAGTCCGAAAAAACAGTATGAATGCCGATTTCATCCTGAGAAGTTTAAAAGACCTTTTAGATATCGTGGAGTATGATGGGAAAGCTTAG